A genomic window from Serinus canaria isolate serCan28SL12 chromosome 4A, serCan2020, whole genome shotgun sequence includes:
- the TSC22D3 gene encoding TSC22 domain family protein 3 isoform X1, translating to MSSSPTEECRSPVGLDCCSCCLDLANRSGLEEGAGGENNNPGSPTVSSFRQLREQLVQQNLNTDKLSSIMRQDSLEPVVRDPCYLFNQGICNRNIDQTLLSILLLFHSASGASVVAIDNKIEQAMDLVKNHLMYAVREEVEVLKEQIKELLEKNSQLERENSLLKTLASPEQLEKFQSRLPTEVLCPEEQSPRVAAPAQHSGGSAV from the exons ATGTCCTCGTCGCCCACGGAGGAGTGCCGGTCGCCCGTGGGGCTggactgctgcagctgctgcctggatcTGGCCAACCGGAGCGGGCTGGAGGAGGGGGCCGGGGGCGAGAACAACAACCCGGGCAGCCCCACCGTGAGCAGCTTCCGGCAGCTGCGGGAGCAGCTGGTCCAACAGAACCTCAACACCGACAAGCTGAGCTCCATCATGCGCCAGGACTCGCTGGAACCCGTCGTGCGGGACCCCTGCTACCTCTTCAACCAGGGTATCTGCAACAGGAATATCGACCAGACCCTgctctccatcctcctcctcttccacag CGCCTCCGGAGCCAGCGTGGTGGCCATTGACAACAAGATCGAGCAGGCGATG GATCTTGTGAAAAATCATCTGATGTATGCTGTGCGGGAGGAAGTGGAGGTCCTGAAAGAGCAAATCAAGGAACTGTTGGAGAAAAACTCCCAGCTGGAGCGTGAGAACAGCCTCCTGAAGACcctggccagccctgagcagctggagaagtTCCAGTCCCGGCTCCCAACAGAggtgctgtgccctgaggagcagagccccagggtgGCTGCCCCGGCTCAGCACTCCGGGGGCTCTGCGGTGTAA
- the TSC22D3 gene encoding TSC22 domain family protein 3 isoform X2, translated as MSTGMYQSPMEVAVYQLHNFSISFFSSLLGGDVVSVKLDNSASGASVVAIDNKIEQAMDLVKNHLMYAVREEVEVLKEQIKELLEKNSQLERENSLLKTLASPEQLEKFQSRLPTEVLCPEEQSPRVAAPAQHSGGSAV; from the exons ATGAGCACCGGCATGTACCAGTCCCCCATGGAGGTGGCTGTCTACCAGCTCCACAACTTCTCTatctccttcttctcctccctgctcgGGGGGGATGTAGTCTCCGTGAAGCTCGACAACAG CGCCTCCGGAGCCAGCGTGGTGGCCATTGACAACAAGATCGAGCAGGCGATG GATCTTGTGAAAAATCATCTGATGTATGCTGTGCGGGAGGAAGTGGAGGTCCTGAAAGAGCAAATCAAGGAACTGTTGGAGAAAAACTCCCAGCTGGAGCGTGAGAACAGCCTCCTGAAGACcctggccagccctgagcagctggagaagtTCCAGTCCCGGCTCCCAACAGAggtgctgtgccctgaggagcagagccccagggtgGCTGCCCCGGCTCAGCACTCCGGGGGCTCTGCGGTGTAA